The following DNA comes from Poecilia reticulata strain Guanapo linkage group LG5, Guppy_female_1.0+MT, whole genome shotgun sequence.
ATAAACCGTTTCTTTTTAACTTGCGAgtaaaaagacagaacaaagTCCCTGTTTGAGCAAACTTGCACACATCCGGTTCATTTTGAGTCagcagtttttacagtgcataaaTGTCAGTGTTTGGCTGTATATTNNNNNNNNNNNNNNNNNNNNNNNNNNNNNNNNNNNNNNNNNNNNNNNNNNNNNNNNNNNNNNNNNNNNNNNNNNNNNNNNNNNNNNNNNNNNNNNNNNNNGGGGGGTTCATATGATACAGTATGGCTCCATGGGTGTCTGTGTTCCCAGGCAGCAGGAAAAGCAGGCTCTGAGTCTGATCCGGAGCTCCTTATTGAACATGAAGCTGATGATGGGGTTGGCCCCCGCCTGGGCGAAGCTCATCCACACCGCGGCTGTCAGGTGGAGCTCCGGGATGGGAGCCCCGCGCACGAATATCCTCAGGTAGCAGGCGCTAATGTAAGGCGCCCACAGTACAAGGAAGGCCAGCGTGATCAGGAAGTACATCTTCCCGATGCGCTTCTCCGTCTTAAACTCGTCCAGCACCAGCAGCCTCCTATTGCCAGGGTGCGACGCCTGCCGGATGCCCACCAGCGTGGGCGGCGTCGGCCCACGCCCGAAGCCAGCGATCCAATTGGCGGCGGCTTGCCCGGTGGCTCCGGGCCCATGGAAGGTCCAGTTCTGACTGATGGCAGGCACCAGTTGGGCTGGCTTCATCTTGCGGTGGTCGTAAACGAAGCACAGCATCTTCACGTAAACCACGTGTGTGGTGCCCACGATGACCACAAGCATCAGCATGAAGCCCAGCGTGTCGTTGGACTTGACGTAGCGGTGTTCGAACGTGCACTGCTCCTCCTCGGGCACGAACTTGTAGGTGCCCACGTCGAACACGGGCGGGAAGGCCATGGCCACGGAGAGGGTCCACACCATGCAGATGACCGCCACGCACGTGCACAGGTTCATGCGCTTGGAGTAGAAGCGGTGATGGGCGATCGCCATATATCGGGTGACGCTGACGCAGAAGAGCAGGAAGGCGACGTGGAAGCAGAAGAGCACCGACATGAAGGCGACAATCTTGCAGCTGAGCGCGCCATACGGCCAGTCGGAACCGGCTCCGATAGACGCCATCACAAAGGGGAAGCAGACGGCCGAGCGCAGCACGTCGGCCAGGCACAGGTCCAGCAAGAAGTAGTAGGGAGCCTTGTGCAGCGAACTGTCCTTCAGGAGCAGCAGCGACAGAGACGCGTTGCCCAGCAGACTCGCTCCCATGATGAGCCCCAGGGAGGCCAGCTTGACCGCAGAGGCCGGGGATGCATAGCTGTGTAAGGACGCGCTGCTCTCCCCGAACTCTGTTGTGTTCGCCATGAATGTGGCGAATGTCCCGCATCAAATCATCGCTCCTGCTCGCCGCCACCCAAAAGGGATGGAATGgaaatcagaaataataaaaataataataataataataataataataataatagaaaccTACTTCTAAATAGAATCCATCTCGATGTGCTGTAATCCGAACCTAAAAATCAAATGGCgatttcttcttcctcctctttttatCCCTCATCTCAGAAGCGTCCGGTGTAAGAAGAAAAAGCGACATTTTCCCTCCCGTCACTCTTCGCCATGGAGCAGATGCGGCCTCTCGCCTGCGCcgggattattattattatcatacaGCATTTTCAGAGGACGTCCACACAGCCAGGCGACAATCTGCTCAGAAAGCGGATCCCAGCTTCCCTCCGCTCAATGGCGCCGCAGCTCAGAGGTTCTCCTCTCGTGCAGCGTCCTAAACCTGCTGCTCGATTCACGAATGAACTGCAAATGTGTTgcttcattttcctgctgcaaTCAAGGAGAGGCAGTAGAATCgaagggagggaggagagggtTCTGACGGAGCATCGCACTATGGGACGCTGTGATCGgaagagcttgatttttttcagattgtctCTCATACCATATTGAGaccagaggagagagagagcataGCAGCTGACAGtagattgaaaaaaagaaaacatgactttaTTTCTTACCTTTGTCAACGTAcagcctttaaaaccacaaaataaaatctgtatattTTCCTAAACCCTGGTGCTTTGAGGCTTAAGTTTAAGTTGTActtcccatttatttatttctacctACTTGTTCTCAGTCATCCAGGACTTAgggttaaccctaaccctaagtccaaaaaaggtttaaaaataaaacaagataagTTATCATTTAAATCATGCATAACTGGTATTGGGAGACACTGAATCAATGTTCatgaggattttttaaaaatgggttatgcattaaaacttgtttttaattccttaaaTTATTGTGAAGACGTACTTAGATCAGTGACACTGACCACAGAAATCtattaataaaaattcaaattcaaaaatgctttattgattccaaagggacattaaatgttgttaattcatttttttcagagaGTTATTGTAGATATAGCTGGTGGCAGGAAACATctcttgtagcagtctgtattagagcaaatgtgaaaaagcttctGACTGTTGACATTGTTTTCACTAGACAGCCTCATGAAGAGGATGACCAGGGTTGTCCATAAATTTCTTAAGgctatgaagaatccttctttgcataaTAATCTTCAGACGCTccacagagcagaaccagcttTCTTTATCCGGTATTGAGCCTTTTTTATGTCCCTGGCTCTGATGACgctgccccaacagatgatGGCAAAAAACATGACACTCTGAACAACAGACTGagagaagatctgcagcatctgaTATCATATCATTCGAGCTGCGTACTTGAAAGAGCTATGTCCAATCATCTCCCTAACAGCCAAACAAACTTCCTCCACGCTGCACAGAGAGCCAGCACCCACCTTGATGCCGTTCTTCTGTGTCAGCGTGGAGAAAGCCCCacccagccagccagccagtcagtcagtcagtcagtcagtcagccagtcagtcagtcagtcagtcagtcagtcagtcagtcagtcagtcagccagccagtcagtcagtcaggcaCAACCTGACGGCCACACCCGAACTAATAAAACCTCTGAAAACGTGACaaacttaaaacaacaaaaaatcacaaCTAAACAACTAACATAAGCACAAActgaaaagcagtaaaaaaaatatggggTTCcgtttgtataaaaaaataagtagaagtGAAATGTATAAATGTTGGTCTATGTTGTTGCTATGTGTTTTTGGTTCATGTCTATGGTCTTAATGTTTTATGGATATGTTGATGTTGCATGTAGATGTTATGTTTCTAGCTGCGTCGTGGATATTACTCACCATCATCTTGTCAATTCATCTGCAGTAAAGCAGTGAAGCCTTTCTCTTCTTGTCTTACTGCAGATAAATTAACAAGATTTTTGATGCTAGTGCCCCCTGTTGTTCATTCCAGTAGTTGTCTGAATGTCTTTAACTTCTGTGATTGGCCAATGTCAACCTCCTTAGCTGCCCTGATTAATTCCTAAAGAAAATATGAGGTAGAAATCTAAGTATTTTGAAACCACTGATATTGAAAgaccaacatttttgtaatatctAATAAACACTTTGATCAGACATGACCTACTTCAAGACTTTATAATGGCAAAGAGAACAGGCAACAACAACACTGACCAACGACATGAACTAACAGCATGGAACAATGACATTGACCAATCACAGAagttagaccaggggtgggcaagactcaggtgtgttgaagtagagacacatctaaaagttgcaggagaccggccctcacggcctggagttgcccacccctgagaTAGACATTCAGACAACTACATAAACCGACCACAGGGGGCAGTAGCATCACAAAACAATTGCAAGGGGTTCACTACTTTACTGCAAACAAATTGACAAGATAACAGTGAGTAATAACCACGATGCAGCTAGACATAACATATGCAACATCTAACATATGCATCACTTATATATGCGACATCTATATACAGCATCGACATATCCATAAAACATTAAGACCATAAACATCAACCAAGGACACATAGCAACAACACAGACCAACAACATCTACACATGacttctacttatttttgacacaaatggaaCCCCATAAAATTGAACCCCATACCAGAAAACTTCCATTGTGAGTGGTTGGAGACTGGAAATCCTCGTGTAGCATCATGTAGCATCGATGAGTGATTACACGTGATCGGTAAGTATTTAGCTTGGTAAATTCACTGAAAAGTGGCTTAAAATCCatagtaactgatcaaattcaataaaataaactagtattttgaagtttattgggggtggggggacataaacagggacattttttaagagcaattttgGGGAGGTTggaaaaattacagtaaaatacggttttaatttttttgtgtgtgttcaagctgcaccaccaaaaatgactagtaagtagcaatgaataacaaaagtgtttttctcagtaaacaaccTGTTGAGACCTGTAGAAGTTTAACTAAGATTAAAATGTTACTTAGATATGAGTTTGGTTCAGAGTCAcagatctaatctctgctacctttacaaaaacttaaggcttgttgaggaaaaatgactatttttagtttttaacacagtttaaaccttttagaacgaatttcttaagtttgaacaggtttgtgttagtgatttaaaacccgaagaactattgctgtttaaagtacaaaggagaatagagatCTGCAAGAGAATttcggctcagacccctggggtcttatcattaaagacaggaggtcataaattaacatgcaggaaggtggaggacagtatcacttgaattactgtgagaaagggaactttggtcggttcacgtaaccaggatgagaagtcttccaaactaacatctgacatggtgaaaaaaaactgaatataacataaaatgttttaaatcactaacaattaatttgtaagacatttttcttagttattaataacatgttttgactgaaaattctattatcttgttttagaattaatttagttaatgatgaatgtatttgaaattgtattatttctgactatattaNNNNNNNNNNNNNNNNNNNNNNNNNNNNNNNNNNNNNNNNNNNNNNNNNNNNNNNNNNNNNNNNNNNNNNNNNNNNNNNNNNNNNNNNNNNNNNNNNNNNNNNNNNNNNNNNNNNNNNNNNNNNNNNNNNNNNNNNNNNNNNNNNNNNNNNNNNNNNNNNNNNNNNNNNNNNNNNNNNNNNNNNNNNNNNNNNNNNNNNNNNNNNNNNNNNNNNNNNNNNNNNNNNNNNNNNNNNNNNNNNNNNNNNNNNNNNNNNNNNNNNNNNNNNNNNNNNNNNNNNNNNNNNNNNNNNNNNNNNNNNNNNNNNNNNNNNNNNNNNNNNNNNNNNNNNNNNNNNNNNNNNNNNNNNNNNNNNNNNNNNNNNNNNNNNNNNNNNNNNNNNNNNNNNNNNNNNNNNNNNNNNNNNNNNNNNNNNNNNNNNNNNNNNNNNNNNNaacccgggatcaaaaggaagaatcagagccagagttttgctaaatttaattgtaatataaaaattcttccttaacaggctctaaataaaaacaagttttaataagtaactccatttaataaaattcatcagaaatattgatttattgcagtggttctcaatacaagtcatgtgttatttaaattataacttaagttgctttgaacttttatttttgaagtttttctttcatgtccTGGATGGCTGAGAACCTGGATTTCTGGGAAGTAtcataacttaaacttaaaggTCTGCACcagagttttctagaaaaataatcagattttattttgtggttttaaaggctctatGTTGAAgatgataagaaataaaagcatacttTATTTTGAGTTATTGTCAGCTGCAGTAGCCCCTCTGCTCTCGGCTCCCATGCAGAGCTGTTGGCTAGTGCTAACGCTCAGCCACTCCATCCCGTTTCAGACTCTTCTTATTAAAGTAAGAGTTAGagagctaaatataattgaaatattgGTTACCTCCAAGAGAAAAAAGAGCtaagtctatgaaagcaatATAGAAGTTCTGCTAGTTTTGATTTCCAAGGCATAAGGTGGCAGTTTATCATcattcagccaaagtaatgaaataacgAACTGCACAGCAAATCCAGAGGCCCAGattaactctgtcagatttgatttcaacacttttaaagtgtctatatgggtcca
Coding sequences within:
- the gpr27 gene encoding putative G-protein coupled receptor 27, whose amino-acid sequence is MANTTEFGESSASLHSYASPASAVKLASLGLIMGASLLGNASLSLLLLKDSSLHKAPYYFLLDLCLADVLRSAVCFPFVMASIGAGSDWPYGALSCKIVAFMSVLFCFHVAFLLFCVSVTRYMAIAHHRFYSKRMNLCTCVAVICMVWTLSVAMAFPPVFDVGTYKFVPEEEQCTFEHRYVKSNDTLGFMLMLVVIVGTTHVVYVKMLCFVYDHRKMKPAQLVPAISQNWTFHGPGATGQAAANWIAGFGRGPTPPTLVGIRQASHPGNRRLLVLDEFKTEKRIGKMYFLITLAFLVLWAPYISACYLRIFVRGAPIPELHLTAAVWMSFAQAGANPIISFMFNKELRIRLRACFSCCLGTQTPMEPYCII